The Musa acuminata AAA Group cultivar baxijiao unplaced genomic scaffold, Cavendish_Baxijiao_AAA HiC_scaffold_412, whole genome shotgun sequence genome contains the following window.
CCCAGCTCAGCATCACCCATGCCTCCGGTTGTGACATCCTTCGCTTATTTGCATCATCTTTTCTGTAAATTCTATTGTTATCCCCATCATCTGGCCTTACATCGATAGAGCACCAAGCATGGTCAGGTATCTGCTGGACTCAATGGCTGATACAGTTATATGCTTGGATGATCAAAAAAGCTCATCGACGATTCGGGTGACATGTCCACTCGATGGTTGATACAgttacatgcttggatgatcaacaaagctcattgataattatcaaatccaacagctttatgttatcgactaatttattattttttctcgaAGAAATTGGGTGATGCTAAGGGTAAATTCTTAATTTAAGATCAGTATGACATTCGATTGGGATTCGAGTGACATGTCCACTCGATGGTTGATACAGTTgttacatgcttggatgatcaacaaagctcaTCGATAATTACCAAATCCACCAACTGTCTTCCAGCACTTTGGCACTGAACAGTTGTGCTTGATTGCACACTAAACCCATCTACCATGGTTGAAAAAATATTGTTTACTTCTTCAGTGAGATCTGAAATTGACATCTGTATTGCTGGAATGACTTCCTTTAGTTGATCAACAAGTCCCTGAATAGCAGGATAAGTTAATGTAAAGACACACACAAAATAAAAAACCAGAACACcgggagaaaaggaaaaaaaaaattcatgattttaCACAAAAAGGAAATGCCCACAATGTGATTAGAACTATTGATATGTTTCCTAATCACAGTTGAGGCCTACACCACATACAAGAAAACGTGTCACATGGCCGAGAACCCAATATAGATGACATTGAAGGATTAATGTGAAGTTATGATTGAAAATATGGCAAAATACAGTTTTTTGAACAAAATTCAATTATGCTTTAAATAAATCCAACCAGATTGCTCACTTAAAATTCAGATAAGAACAAATCAATAATTATAAGAATCAAAATGCAAAAGGATTATCATAAAAGTAAAGGGATAAAGGTCTGAAATTTTACAGGGAGGACTAGCCCCTAAATGATTAGTGTTATCCCGGTATCACTAGACCTGTATGCTAACTAAATGTTGGCGATGTTCTGCAAGAGTTGCAGCTAGTGACTCCGCATGCCCACTGCTACTGCTGTCAGATGCACTACTAAGCAGTTCCGGGCCCTCCCCTTCATTAGCTTTCACCTTTAGCAGCAAAGGTTGAAAAGCAATCAGCAAAATAAACAAACAGGAAAAAAATCACAAATAAAGAATTAAGTCGCTCTCTTAATAAACACATGTTATCAGACACCCAAAAAAACCGCAGCATTAAATAACGTTTGAGACATTGACAGGAACAATACTATGGTGATAAGGTAACTATTTATAGAATATGTCaactttcaaagagaaatctGCATTAATTGTCAAGATATTCATCAGAAGTTGAGTGAATATAAAATCATAGATAAATTTTGCTGCCTACAAAATAAATATAGAATTTTCTTACAGTTTCCACTTCACTATATAAAAAACTtacttttggtccttgcaaccattaATTAGCTTGCAAATGCTAAAACGTTATTTTCATTgatacatcaaaaaattatcaaactgTGGTATTGAGACgagtcaagctgggaaaactgatACAGTCACAAACGGCAACCGTGATCATGAACATACCATTACGTGGGTGTGCAGCAAGTTATTTGCCTGTTGAAATGTGGTTTAAATTTCTCCTAAGAAACTTGACACAAAATTgcctaattttttgttttcttttctgtaaCAAAACACTGCTTGCCTCTCCTTGAGAAAATGCAACCACaagaatccacaagtttagatttaacAGAAGCCTTAGGGTGTCTTCATGCCACACATAACTaatagttccagcagcatctgaTTCTAACTAATCCACAACTTGATTACTCCCATAGAGGTAATGATGCTCTAAAGAAATGTGTTCATCAGGTATATCCAACTCCAAGATGCCCATCAAATAGGCAAACTAGGATTATAGAAATGCTACTGTATCTACTCAAGAAACATCGGAGGATGAATTTCCCTATATCCATGTGCAACATAATATGCAGCATGACTACCACATTTTACAATTTTCATCACTAAAGCATTAAACATTACTTAACCAGTATAATCTGTGTGAACTAAAGTAATGAGCACTTAAGTGCCACAGCAACCATGGACTAATTATATAAGGTTCCACACCAGGAATCCCGGTGGTCACCAATATGGCCAGTGTGGATTTGCTGAAGTATATGCTGCTGGCTAACAAAATTCTATAACTTAAAAGGAGAATGACTGTATATCAAGTTACTTTTCAAGATGCAGTTATTTGGAAAAGCAGGGTTGCTCTGTATCCAGATTTATGATATATCTTAACTAAATGTAACGGAACATAGATCTACAACACAGAACAGCTGCTTTAAGTAGAGGCATCAATTTCTAATCACATGCACCAAGTCAAACCAAACCCACCGGACTGTTTAGGATAACTTGTCATGAACATAGTTCAGAGCCTGGTCGAGAACTCTTGACCTGTTGGCTGGTTGGCTATATTAAGGTCAAGCATACGTTTTGCTTATAGCAATGTTTTAATTATATCTTCTTGAACCCCCTTCTGACATGCAAAACCAAATATGATCAACCACTCTGACCATATAGCTATATAGTTTGGTTCCTCAATCCTCATTTAGAAATCTAAACCCACTAGAAAATTGGCTCGATTCACATCAGCCTTACATGTCCCTACTATAACCCATCTCAGCGTGACTGACCCAACTCGTCAATCACCTCTAGTTCAAGAATTTGTCATCTTTAAGATTTGTCCCTTTTTGCCTCTATGTACTGCTaatgaatttgaaattttattaacaGGAAAGGTTGACTGATGAAGTtgctgagatgacttgtaaattcTCCTCTGCTCAGATTGAGAAAGTCTCCGGTAGTCCAACTTTGAAACTCCCTCATTTATTCAATCTAACTCCAAATTCATCGGGGAAAGGCAACCAAGCACCAAAGCAGCATCCTGTAGGTAGTCAAACCAATCAGGAAACTTTGCCAGCCCCAAAAACAGTTTCACCTCCATTTACAATTGATGAAGATGGTGAAGCACAAGGTCAGCGCCTTCAGCCATTACCCACTCGAGGCGATCTTCAGATGTTGAAGATCAACAGCTATTATCCAGTTTCTACTTTGTTTACATAATAAATAGAGATGAGCAAATTTTACTTGTCTATTCACTATTCCATGTGGTTTAATTTTTCAGAGACTGATGATTATTATGCTCACAACATTCGTCGTTCTGTTCGTGAAGCTGCACTATCAAGCTCATCAAGCAACTCAGAATTGTTGCAGGAAAGAAGCAGTGATGATGGTTCTGAACACTTCTTTATACCTCTATCAACAACAGATGCTGCTTCTCAGAAAGAAATCGACTATGTTCCTAACTGGAGAAATCAACAACTGGTTTTCTCCTCACCACCAGAAGATCAGGCCCCGATGAACATGACAGATCTTTCCTGTAATGCCAATAGCCAGCAAAGCTTCATTCCAGATATGTTAAATAGATTGAATGGACTGAAGGAGAACAAAAACCTGGCCAGGCTGTTCCAACCATCCACTGAAAAAATACAAAGAACGCATCCTGAAGCTAACAACACTCTGGATCAAGTTTTCTCACCTCCATTGTTACTGGAATCATCATTCTTCCAAGATGCATACGAGGACTTGCTTGGTATGGTTAATATTTCCAGGCATGTGTTGGTATATTTTTTCAAACTGCCTAGTGTGGGTGTTGATTTTGGTCTTCACTGTCCGCTCTGTTGGCTGAGTGCATTGCTCATAGTTCTTGTTCCTGATTACTACACCGCTAACTGTGGCaaccattttcttttcttctgcagCACCATTATCTGAAACTGATGCTGCTCTCATGGAACACTAGAGTTCCATATCCACCATGGTGGTGGTATTATATGTAGCTGAAGAGAAAGGTTAGATGCAGCAGTCTTGGTCAGAGGGCCAACATCATACATTTGTTTGCGATGCGATGGTGACTAACTTAAGCAACTGAAATATAAGGGTTTCTAATTCGAGTTTGAATCGTGTGATGTAGTCTAATTTACATGCGATTTCACTGTTGTTGTTGGTTGTTTTGATGATGGTGTCATTTTCTCTACCCGGTGTGTAGCAGCTGTAATTATGTTGTATCTTTTCCGACTTAACAAAATGTCCTTCTTACCCTTCAATGGCTTGTTTTGGATTTGTGGGTCAGATCTTTGTTATCGTCATGGGTAAATATTGGTGACATGTGGACTGCAAGTTATAATTCGGTATTTTGTGAATCAGGTTTTGTGCACAAGCAATCAGTTTGCCTACAAATGACTCATGGAGAATCCTCTGTAACCCATATGCAAATCAAAATTCTAATTGCATATAAGTCTCACAATTTTCTTGGTAGTCTGAGGGTATAACCATCAAAATTCTAATTGCATATAACTATCACAATTTTCTTGGTAGTCTTCGGGTATAACTATCAAAATTCTAATTGCATATAACTATCACAATTGCATAtaactatcaaaattttaatttcctTAATTTTACCTTCGAAACCACTATTTTAACATCTTTGTGCGATGCAATAGCACAAACAAATTCTCAAAGAATCCATAAGCCTTTATCCGATTTGCTCTTCAAATTCTAAAACACTCTTTTAAAAAACTCAACACTCAATCTAACTTTCCTCCTTTCATTAGAGTGTTGGACATCTGGAGTAAGTTTGGCGAGAGACTCATCATCTAGTCGGTTTGCCCGATGGGTGGTGGGCTCAGTCATGGTCGTCACAAATTATGGAATTATCACCGACTCACCCATCCTTCACTGCAACTTTCTTGATGACCGTCATGCCTCCTTCATGGCAAAATCTTCTTGCTCTTTTTCTGCTTGAGCCTCTTGCTGTGCTCATctaatgatttttcctgtttgagGGGTGGCAAGACACTATTGTCTTCAGATTCAGCTTAACTTAATACATGGGCTTCACTTGTTTCATCATCGTACTGGTCCCagactttcttttcttcttgactTTGCCAACTCTCTTCCTTTTAGATACTTTCTTACCGCTAGAGATTGGCAATTCATCATTATCTATGGTTTCAGTATCATCGCATACTTGTAGATCAGCTTGTTGATCACAAGTATTGCCATTGGAACCTGTTTAACAAGAATTTTGAGACATTATCAAATTGTTTTACATGACGAACGAGTTCCTTACAGATTTTCTAACATTAATTAAAGAAGAAAACCGACCTATTCTAGAATAGGATTTAGGTAAAAAGCTACCAACAATCTACATGTACAATTTGTTCCAACATCACTGTGCTGACAAGCACTGCCATAAAACATGCCTATTTGTCTGTGCTTCATGATATCATAACCCAAATACTTCATAGGCTAGCCAGATTTTTTTTTGTGGTAGAATACTTGACCAAACCTAAATGGAGGTACCATGACTAAAGATTCAACAATAACTAATGAGATGCCCATGACCACCGGGAACCAGAAGAGTCCTGATGGTAAGGCTTGTCTAAATCATTTGCTATTAATAGTGTAATACAGTAAATTTATTGCCAATGATGTAAGAAGTCCATGGACTGATATTACTAGTAACTAGCACACATGGGCATGCTGTTGCTCAGGTATGTATACTCTTGTAACCCAAATATTTTATCAAACTATATAAATCTGAACACATGGAATATGTTTTGATTGGGTTTTGTTTCAAATTTAGCATGCATTTAGGGCTTCGTTCATCATAACATGTGATCCAAATTGTACCAAGTGGGCCTTGTCATGTGACCCAAATTGCCTAAGCCCATGCATTATCAGCATCCCTGTCAGGTCATTTGCCTAAGTGGGATTATTAGGAAGTCACAATCTACCCTAACCAAATGGAGATGTCCTCAACAAAACTGGCTCAAAATCCCTCACTCAAGTACACTATTATCATGGTGCACATGATGTTCATGGTGTTAACCCTAAAGCTAGTTGACCTACTAATCCATTATTTGTATGGAGGTTAGCTATGTTTTAGATAAGACTTAGTTGACCTACTAATCCATTATTTATATGGAGCAGAAACAAACACACGAGATGTTAACCATGTTTGTTATTTGAAATAGATCAATCAAGTTACATGTACTAATATCACATTCATTTCCAATGTGGATCTACCGAAGTATTAAGTTGTATAGAGCCATAGAGCATGTAAATGTGAATTTGTAGTGTCAAATCCAAATTGTTAAATAAGTAATACCTGAGAAATGTGAATCGATCACCACATTTGTTAGATGTTGCTTGAggaaaacctattaaaaaaagaaatatactcaATGATAGGTTTatacaaaccaaaaagaaaatgtgAACTGTTTGCAAGCACTAGTTGTTGAACCTATGCATTCCTCTACAATATGCATCCAATTACCCCAATATAACCTATAAATTAATGGGCTTTACATGAAAAATGAATCTAAACCAAGAGGAAGAACTAAATTGCAAAGCACTACCAAACTTAAATTCCCTTCTTTAAAATTGTTCTATTATATGTAAGCCAAAGGATACTGAAAATTTTGTTGAAGCAAGATCCATTTATGAGCTGATAGTAGTTATAGCATACCGCAGATAGAAGTTGTCTCGTCTTTGCATCCCACACACGCAAATAGCTGTCCAATCCTATAAACcaatatcatcattaagcatgacctTATAAACCTACGACCAAAACACTAATGCATAATGTGGCGAGTAAAGAACTAAGGTTTGCACGAAAGCATAGTTTGACATATTACTTGTGAAGACATGGcatatgaaattaaaaatatttcatgcttAACTATAGTTTTACCAAAAAAAACTCATAGCAAGAATATATATTACAGTTTCAAACATGACAAGAAATTTCAGTCAAAGCTCTAGGGCcagcaaaataagagaaaaagattcTCTTACATCTTGAACATTCAAAATTATAGTTAACTTTTAATAAAAAGTAAACTTGAATTTGCAAGGTACAAGTCACCACAAACAAGTATCCCAAAGTATGGCAGTACACTTTTCAGCATGTATCATCTTTTTAAATTACCAACAAGAGAACTTCCAAAACAACACATCCAAATATTACAAATGATGTCCATCTAATGCCGAGTCTATTGAGGTGGGAACTACCTAAAACTTGATGATGCTTACTGCTACCATTGAGatattttcttcaataaaatCTGTCAACATGACATAGCTAGAAATGAGAATTTCACACTAGGCCGATGGTGTACTGCCCCAATGGCTAATCCAATCAAATTGGGGATTGGGTCAAGGTCGATGTTGGACCCAGGGTTGGGTTATAATTGTTCAAAACTAATCAGGACCGGGACAAGAACAATATCACCTATCCCCATCCCCATCTCAAGCCTCCCCCATCCTTTCTCCACGTATCCGACCGCACCAGAAAAAAAACCCCAGCAATTTCATATAAGTAATTTACCTACTATCTTGTTAATATAATTAAAGAATATATCAATAGTAAAAAATGTATTCATAAGCTATGAGATAATAGTTACATCAATCTTTATTGTGTCGGAGATGGTACTAAGTTTATGAACCCGAGTCAAAGATGAGGCAAGGTCAGGGGACTTGACTAAATCCAATTCAACTGGGTCGGGTTTGAACAGATTTGACAGGGAAACATGCATAATCATGGTTGAATTAGGGTACAATTTTCCAAAACCGATTTAAGTCCAAGACAAGGACAGATATCACCTAACCCAACCCCAAGCCTGCCTGCACCAGCCCATCTCACCCCAATGAAAAAAATGAACCCCCAACTATCTTGCAAATATAACTGAAGCATATGCCAATAATAATACATGTATTCTCGTAGGAAATTCATGCAGCGGTAAGACAGCTAGTACCATTAATTTTTTGTGTGGGTCATGGATggtaataaatttataaacccgagTCGAAGATGAGCAGGATGAGAGCCGTATGTTAGACATAACACT
Protein-coding sequences here:
- the LOC135658707 gene encoding AUGMIN subunit 6-like; this encodes MTCKFSSAQIEKVSGSPTLKLPHLFNLTPNSSGKGNQAPKQHPVGSQTNQETLPAPKTVSPPFTIDEDGEAQETDDYYAHNIRRSVREAALSSSSSNSELLQERSSDDGSEHFFIPLSTTDAASQKEIDYVPNWRNQQLVFSSPPEDQAPMNMTDLSCNANSQQSFIPDMLNRLNGLKENKNLARLFQPSTEKIQRTHPEANNTLDQVFSPPLLLESSFFQDAYEDLLGMVNISRHVLVYFFKLPSVGVDFGLHCPLCWLSALLIVLVPDYYTANCGNHFLFFCSTII